The genome window TAGTTTTAAGCGGAGAAGAGGCTGCTAAGAAGGGTGAGGTTATATCAAAAGCATTGGAGGCTGAGGAGAAAATAGTATCCCACTGGTTTATTCTTAAGCCGGATGGAAGCATGATCCCAGTTGAAGAATTTGATTTCGCTGGATATGAGAATCTCAGAAAGTTTGCTATATATGAGATATCTAAGTCTAGGGCTGTTCAGCAGACACCGCCACATGTGACTTTAATGAGGAAGCTTGAGCTGGCGGATTATGAAGATGCAAGCGATCCTGGAAACTTTAGGTGGTATCCTAAAGGTAATTTAATTAAGTCTCTTCTGGAAGAATTTGTAACCGAGAAGGTTATTGCTTATGGAGCCTTAAAGGTTGAAACTCCAATAATGTATGACCTCAAGCATCCAGCTTTGGCGAATTACTTACATAGATTTCCAGCCCGCCAATACATTGTTAAATCTGAGGATAAGGAGCTCTTTTTACGTTTTAGTGCATGCTTCGGACAGTTTTTAATGCTTCATGATGCACAGATATCCTATAGGCACCTGCCACTTAAAATATACGAATTAACCCACTACAGTTTCCGAAGAGAAAAGAGTGGTGAACTTGCTGGATTAAGAAGACTTAGGGCTTTTACAATGCCTGATTGCCACGCATTATGCGCTGACATAGAACAGGCGAAGGAAGAAGCCATCAAAAGGTTTAAGTTGAGCATGGAGACTCTTGAGGGTATAGGGTTAACCCGAGAAGACTATGAGTTAGCGATAAGATTCACTAGGGACTTCTATGCGGCGAGTAGGAACTTTATAGTCTCGCTCGTCAGCCTATTTGGCAAGCCAGCCCTAGTTGAGATGTGGGATGAACGCTTCTTCTATTTTGTTCTAAAATGGGAATTTAACTTCGTTGACAATTTAGGTAAGGCTTCAGCCTTATCAACCGACCAAATAGATATAGAGAATGCTGAGAGGTATGGAATAACATATGTTGATGAGAAGGGGGAAAAGAGATATCCATTAATACTACATTGTTCACCAAGCGGCGCTATTGAAAGAGACATATATGCGTTGTTAGAGAAGACCTATAGAATACAGAGGATGGGAGGAACACCAATGCTGCCACTATGGCTTTCGCCAACACAGGTTAGGGTTATACCAGTTAATGAAAACTTCTATAGTGTAGCGGAGAAACTGGCTGAGGAGATTGCGGGGCAGAGGATTAGGGTTGATTGGGATGATAGACCCTTAACGATGCAGAAGAAGATTAGGGAGGCTGAGATGGAATGGATCCCCTACATAATTGTTGTCGGAAAGGAAGAGGTATCAACTGGGATGCTGGCTGTTAGAGATAGACGCCTGAAGGGTGAACATAAAATTAGAAGAATGCGTTTAATGGATCTGATAAATGAGATAAAGGAGGAAACCAAAGATAAACCCTTCAAGCCTCTAACACTCCCCATGGCTCTCTCTAGGAGACCACGTTTCTACGGCTGACAATTGGAGGATTGAATAGAAACAGATATATCTACTGAAATATAACAAAATTATTTTTGTTAATCCCCTAGAGAGATTAGGGAGGCTATTAAATTGTCTGCTCCCGAAGAGGGGTTTCTAATATACATTGACGGAAAATATTATCCTAGGGACGAAGCGAAAATATCGGTTTTTGATCATGGTTTTCTCTATGGTGATGGGGTTTTTGAGGGAATACGCGCCTACAATGGTGTAGTCTTTAAGCTTAAGGAGCACATAGACCGCTTATATAATTCTGCGCACGCAATAATGCTTGAGGTACCATTAACAAAAGATGAGATGATCGAAGCCGTCCTAGAAACTTTAAGAAGAAATAATCTTCGTGATGCATACATAAGGCTTGTGGTAACTAGGGGTGTTGGTGATCTAGGATTAGATCCAAGGAAATGTTCTAAACCGTCAATCATTATAATAGCCGTACCAGCTCTTAAGCTCTACGATGAGGAGAAGCGTAGAAATGGTATAAGTATGATTGTTTCATGGATTAGGAGGGATCCTGTGGATGCAACGTCACATGAGATAAAATCTCTAAACTATCTGAATAGTATATTGGCCAAGATTGAGGCTAATAATGCCGGGGCTGATGAGGCACTAATATTAGATATTAATGGATATATTTGTGAGGCGACTGGCGAAAATATATTTATTGTTAAGGATGGGAAGCTCTATACTCCGCCGAGATCCAGCGGCGCTTTACCAGGGATAACTGCAAGCGTGATAAAAAAGATAGCCGCAAAATTAGGATACGAGGTTATTGAGCGAAATCTTACGGTTGCAGAATTATATGGCGCAGATGAGGCTTTTTTGACTGGAACTGGTGCAGAAATAATGCCAATAAGGGAGGTTAATAAGCGGAAGATAGGTGAGGGGAGGATGGGACCAATTACAGAGAAGATTTTTGAGGAGTTTATGAGGATGGTGCGTGATCCAAGGGAGGGAATACCGATATACCAGTAGTTATCCTACACAACTATAACCCTTTTTACTTGTGGGACTCTTGCCTTTAAATATCTTTCAACGCCAAATTGTAGTGTCATCATTGAGAATGGGCATCCAGCACATGCTCCCTTAAGCCTAACCTTAACTGTCCCATCCTCTGTCACATCAACTAGTTCTATGTCTCCCCCATCGGCTCTCAGGCTTGGCTGAATCTCTTTTATTACTTTCTCAACTTCTGCCCTCAATCTTAATCTCTCCTATAACGTAGTTATATGCCCAGCAGACATATAAACTTTCCCAAATAATTTCATTAACGCTTATATGCTTCTTCATAAAAAGATGGTAGGCTGTTTCACATCGGAGTGCGGATAAGGGATGGCTGAACTTGTTTTTTGGAAGATGCATGGTCTAGGAAATGACTACATTTTAATTGATAATAGGGATGGGAGATTATGTGATGAAGTTCTCAGCCCATTAGCTCAAAAGCTTTGTAGAAGAAGGTTCTCTGTTGGAGCCGATGGACTACTCCTAGTCTACGACTCTAATGTTGCCGATGTAAAGATGAGAATATTTAATGCTGATGGGAGCGAGGCGGAGATGTGCGGGAATGGTATAAGATGCCTAGCAAAGTACTGTTATGAAGGTGGGGTAATTGTGAAGAGCGAGATAAGAATAGAAACTCTCACGGGAATAAAAACGGTCCAGCTTAATATAGAGGATGGCAGGGTTAAAGCCGTGAGGGTGGATATGGGTATCCCAATATTTAAGAGGGAGCGTATACCAATCGCTGGTGAGGGAGAATTCATAAATGAGGAGCTAAAAGTTAACGATGAAGTTTTTAAGGCAACATGTCTTTCAGTCGGCAATCCGCACTGCGTAATCTTCATTGAGAATGTAGACGATTTCCCAGTCGCATATTATGGACCTAGAATCGAGAATCATCCGCTTTTCCCAAAGAGGATAAATGTTGAGTTTGCCCAAGTGATTAGGCAGGATTTAATTAAGGTAAGGGTTTGGGAGAGGGGTGTTGGTGAGACGCTTGCATGTGGTACTGGTGCATGTGCAAGTGTAGTTGCTGGAAATATTCTTGGGAAAGTGAATC of Candidatus Bathyarchaeia archaeon contains these proteins:
- the ilvE gene encoding branched-chain-amino-acid transaminase codes for the protein MSAPEEGFLIYIDGKYYPRDEAKISVFDHGFLYGDGVFEGIRAYNGVVFKLKEHIDRLYNSAHAIMLEVPLTKDEMIEAVLETLRRNNLRDAYIRLVVTRGVGDLGLDPRKCSKPSIIIIAVPALKLYDEEKRRNGISMIVSWIRRDPVDATSHEIKSLNYLNSILAKIEANNAGADEALILDINGYICEATGENIFIVKDGKLYTPPRSSGALPGITASVIKKIAAKLGYEVIERNLTVAELYGADEAFLTGTGAEIMPIREVNKRKIGEGRMGPITEKIFEEFMRMVRDPREGIPIYQ
- the dapF gene encoding diaminopimelate epimerase, with the translated sequence MAELVFWKMHGLGNDYILIDNRDGRLCDEVLSPLAQKLCRRRFSVGADGLLLVYDSNVADVKMRIFNADGSEAEMCGNGIRCLAKYCYEGGVIVKSEIRIETLTGIKTVQLNIEDGRVKAVRVDMGIPIFKRERIPIAGEGEFINEELKVNDEVFKATCLSVGNPHCVIFIENVDDFPVAYYGPRIENHPLFPKRINVEFAQVIRQDLIKVRVWERGVGETLACGTGACASVVAGNILGKVNRECTVQLPGGELKIEYDESNRIFMTGPAETVYKGIISLEGLI
- a CDS encoding NifU family protein, which gives rise to MRAEVEKVIKEIQPSLRADGGDIELVDVTEDGTVKVRLKGACAGCPFSMMTLQFGVERYLKARVPQVKRVIVV
- a CDS encoding threonine--tRNA ligase, yielding MKILQLHSNFIEYRPIEKEISSAEEVEKRTYRLEDLVVLFTCVERNDTVETAYKAIDEVREFLGKVKTNCILIYPYAHLSSELAEPSEALKILEEMRVYANKLGIEAYRAPFGWCKEFSISVKGHPLAEQFKSIVLSGEEAAKKGEVISKALEAEEKIVSHWFILKPDGSMIPVEEFDFAGYENLRKFAIYEISKSRAVQQTPPHVTLMRKLELADYEDASDPGNFRWYPKGNLIKSLLEEFVTEKVIAYGALKVETPIMYDLKHPALANYLHRFPARQYIVKSEDKELFLRFSACFGQFLMLHDAQISYRHLPLKIYELTHYSFRREKSGELAGLRRLRAFTMPDCHALCADIEQAKEEAIKRFKLSMETLEGIGLTREDYELAIRFTRDFYAASRNFIVSLVSLFGKPALVEMWDERFFYFVLKWEFNFVDNLGKASALSTDQIDIENAERYGITYVDEKGEKRYPLILHCSPSGAIERDIYALLEKTYRIQRMGGTPMLPLWLSPTQVRVIPVNENFYSVAEKLAEEIAGQRIRVDWDDRPLTMQKKIREAEMEWIPYIIVVGKEEVSTGMLAVRDRRLKGEHKIRRMRLMDLINEIKEETKDKPFKPLTLPMALSRRPRFYG